A part of Phosphitispora fastidiosa genomic DNA contains:
- the cas1 gene encoding type II CRISPR-associated endonuclease Cas1, whose translation MFRTLIVTQGERIRTEQNWLVVETEDGMNKIPIEDIYSIVLDNNRSTISSSAVTAITLAGAHILVCNEKHMPQSVIYPLNTHYRPLNVVKKQLEMSDEFKDEIWQLIIQGKIRNQARVMELCRIPREKSGRMYRFAEEVIPGDRGNREGIAAKWFFRAIYGSAFIRHTDDAINAALNYGYAVIRSAVGKTLTAYGYNCVLGLHHINEKNPFNLADDMMEPLRPMVDFWVDHNFEELAGSLSQDNRKELVNLINQPIWQENKRMSLRNAIDRYISSLTTAIECQNPKFIKIPMIIGINAQMGDKGDE comes from the coding sequence ATGTTCCGCACCCTTATCGTTACTCAAGGAGAACGAATCCGAACAGAGCAAAACTGGCTGGTAGTTGAAACGGAAGACGGAATGAACAAGATACCTATTGAGGATATCTATTCCATAGTTCTTGATAACAACCGGAGCACCATCAGTTCTTCTGCTGTTACGGCTATTACTCTGGCAGGTGCCCATATACTGGTCTGTAATGAAAAGCACATGCCCCAGTCAGTGATTTATCCCCTGAATACTCATTACCGTCCCTTAAATGTGGTAAAAAAACAACTGGAGATGAGCGATGAATTTAAAGATGAAATCTGGCAGTTGATTATTCAGGGGAAAATCAGGAATCAGGCAAGGGTAATGGAACTTTGCAGGATACCACGGGAAAAGTCAGGTAGAATGTATCGCTTTGCTGAAGAAGTTATTCCAGGGGACCGGGGCAACAGGGAAGGCATTGCCGCCAAGTGGTTCTTCCGGGCAATTTATGGTAGTGCATTTATCCGGCATACCGATGATGCTATTAATGCCGCCCTGAATTACGGATATGCTGTTATCCGGTCTGCTGTAGGCAAAACACTGACAGCTTACGGTTATAATTGTGTGCTAGGTTTGCATCATATAAATGAAAAAAATCCTTTTAATTTAGCCGATGATATGATGGAGCCACTTCGTCCTATGGTAGATTTTTGGGTTGATCACAATTTTGAGGAACTGGCAGGGAGCCTAAGTCAGGATAACCGTAAGGAACTGGTAAATCTAATTAATCAGCCGATTTGGCAGGAAAATAAGCGGATGAGTCTTAGAAATGCCATTGACAGGTACATCAGCAGCCTTACCACGGCAATTGAGTGCCAGAATCCCAAATTCATTAAAATACCGATGATTATAGGCATTAATGCCCAAATGGGGGATAAAGGGGATGAATAA
- the cas2 gene encoding CRISPR-associated endonuclease Cas2 has product MNNRYMRIMVMFDLPVTSNRAKKEYTRFRKFLINDGYDMLQYSIYCRITRNHDDASKHVKRLKRNLPSKGSVRAMTVTEKQYASMLVLVGEITATEDLLKPREILEL; this is encoded by the coding sequence ATGAATAATAGGTATATGCGTATTATGGTCATGTTCGATCTTCCGGTAACCAGCAACAGGGCAAAAAAAGAATATACGAGATTTAGGAAATTCCTGATTAATGACGGGTATGATATGCTGCAATACTCCATTTATTGCCGCATTACCAGGAACCATGATGATGCATCAAAACATGTGAAGCGTCTCAAAAGAAACCTGCCTTCTAAAGGCTCGGTCAGAGCAATGACCGTGACGGAAAAACAATATGCCTCTATGCTTGTACTTGTGGGCGAAATTACTGCTACCGAGGATTTATTAAAACCGCGGGAAATACTTGAATTATAG